In Macadamia integrifolia cultivar HAES 741 chromosome 12, SCU_Mint_v3, whole genome shotgun sequence, the following are encoded in one genomic region:
- the LOC122058392 gene encoding zinc finger protein CONSTANS-LIKE 13-like isoform X2, whose product MERSEMADSEIPPRRGEEEQGGDAEGVPVVAAEEEEKKLEQNDKTHQRLCDFCNESLAILYCRADTAKLCFSCDREVHLGNPLFRKHTRSLLCDCCDSKPASIFCSTENIVLCQNCDWETHDVLSSLHDRRPLEEFSGCPSVTDFSSIFGFDDVGDKSLLPMADQDDGGLVGSGFYASVGGIVDELSDAFVWETSPVVSLDDLILSSNSSHNFQAIGNPPLPKGGALQWHSNSCASAGPEPIPFISIESYAEEILLCHEKPTEFGGFGCHTNCCLKEQTQHPVVKESLQGPPKVTPRELTSQERDNVILRYKEKRKARRFDKRIRYESRKARAESRTRIRGRFAKLDH is encoded by the exons ATGGAAAGGTCTGAAATGGCTGATTCTGAAATACCTCCACGACGTGGGGAAGAAGAACAGGGAGGGGATGCTGAAGGAGTACCAGTAGTtgcagcagaggaagaagagaaaaaattggAACAGAATGACAAAACCCACCAACGTCTCTGTGATTTCTGCAATGAATCGTTGGCTATCTTGTACTGCAGAGCCGACACCGCCAAGCTCTGCTTCTCGTGCGACCGTGAAGTCCACTTAGGGAACCCACTTTTTCGGAAGCACACTCGTTCCCTTCTGTGTGATTGCTGTGATTCAAAGCCGGCTTCCATTTTCTGTTCCACTGAGAATATTGTTCTCTGCCAGAACTGTGATTGGGAAACCCATGATGTCTTATCTTCTCTGCACGACAGGAGACCGTTGGAGGAGTTTTCTGGGTGCCCATCGGTGACTGATTTTTCATCGATTTTTGGGTTTGATGACGTTGGGGACAAGTCTCTGTTGCCGATGGCAGATCAGGATGATGGTGGCTTGGTGGGTTCTGGGTTTTATGCTTCTGTGGGAGGAATAGTTGATGAGCTTTCTGATGCGTTTGTATGGGAGACTTCACCTGTTGTTAGTCTTGACGATCTGATTCTATCCTCTAATTCCAGCCATAATTTTCAAGCTATTGGAAATCCTCCTCTACCCAAG GGAGGTGCACTTCAATGGCACAGTAACAGTTGTGCATCAGCTGGTCCAGAACCCATTCCTTTTATTTCTATCGAAAGCTATGCTGAGGAAATATTGTTGTGTCATGAGAAACCCACAGAGTTTGGTGGCTTTGGCTGCCACACCAATTGTTGCTTGAAGGAGCAAACTCAGCATCCAGTTGTTAAAGAAAGCTTGCAGGGCCCACCAAAAGTTACTCCACGTGAGTTAACAAGCCAAGAGAGAGACAATGTGATCTTACGAtacaaggagaagaggaaggcaaGGAG ATTCGACAAGCGCATCCGGTATGAATCCCGGAAAGCTCGTGCAGAAAGCAGGACAAGAATTAGGGGACGTTTTGCAAAGCTGGATCACTGA
- the LOC122058392 gene encoding zinc finger protein CONSTANS-LIKE 13-like isoform X1, whose protein sequence is MERSEMADSEIPPRRGEEEQGGDAEGVPVVAAEEEEKKLEQNDKTHQRLCDFCNESLAILYCRADTAKLCFSCDREVHLGNPLFRKHTRSLLCDCCDSKPASIFCSTENIVLCQNCDWETHDVLSSLHDRRPLEEFSGCPSVTDFSSIFGFDDVGDKSLLPMADQDDGGLVGSGFYASVGGIVDELSDAFVWETSPVVSLDDLILSSNSSHNFQAIGNPPLPKNRNMTCGRHKEDIQSQLCQLAKSEHCLNIDRGRFESLISVKTQVVEPNIQPVDMGNMNARFEHDTEQIVLPGYKGGALQWHSNSCASAGPEPIPFISIESYAEEILLCHEKPTEFGGFGCHTNCCLKEQTQHPVVKESLQGPPKVTPRELTSQERDNVILRYKEKRKARRFDKRIRYESRKARAESRTRIRGRFAKLDH, encoded by the exons ATGGAAAGGTCTGAAATGGCTGATTCTGAAATACCTCCACGACGTGGGGAAGAAGAACAGGGAGGGGATGCTGAAGGAGTACCAGTAGTtgcagcagaggaagaagagaaaaaattggAACAGAATGACAAAACCCACCAACGTCTCTGTGATTTCTGCAATGAATCGTTGGCTATCTTGTACTGCAGAGCCGACACCGCCAAGCTCTGCTTCTCGTGCGACCGTGAAGTCCACTTAGGGAACCCACTTTTTCGGAAGCACACTCGTTCCCTTCTGTGTGATTGCTGTGATTCAAAGCCGGCTTCCATTTTCTGTTCCACTGAGAATATTGTTCTCTGCCAGAACTGTGATTGGGAAACCCATGATGTCTTATCTTCTCTGCACGACAGGAGACCGTTGGAGGAGTTTTCTGGGTGCCCATCGGTGACTGATTTTTCATCGATTTTTGGGTTTGATGACGTTGGGGACAAGTCTCTGTTGCCGATGGCAGATCAGGATGATGGTGGCTTGGTGGGTTCTGGGTTTTATGCTTCTGTGGGAGGAATAGTTGATGAGCTTTCTGATGCGTTTGTATGGGAGACTTCACCTGTTGTTAGTCTTGACGATCTGATTCTATCCTCTAATTCCAGCCATAATTTTCAAGCTATTGGAAATCCTCCTCTACCCAAG AACCGAAATATGACTTGTGGGCGACACAAGGAAGATATTCAATCTCAACTCTGTCAACTGGCAAAGTCGGAGCACTGTTTGAATATTGATCGTGGGCGTTTTGAATCACTTATCAGTGTCAAAACCCAGGTCGTAGAACCAAATATCCAACCTGTAGATATGGGCAATATGAATGCTAGATTTGAACATGATACAGAACAAATTGTCTTGCCTGGTTACAAG GGAGGTGCACTTCAATGGCACAGTAACAGTTGTGCATCAGCTGGTCCAGAACCCATTCCTTTTATTTCTATCGAAAGCTATGCTGAGGAAATATTGTTGTGTCATGAGAAACCCACAGAGTTTGGTGGCTTTGGCTGCCACACCAATTGTTGCTTGAAGGAGCAAACTCAGCATCCAGTTGTTAAAGAAAGCTTGCAGGGCCCACCAAAAGTTACTCCACGTGAGTTAACAAGCCAAGAGAGAGACAATGTGATCTTACGAtacaaggagaagaggaaggcaaGGAG ATTCGACAAGCGCATCCGGTATGAATCCCGGAAAGCTCGTGCAGAAAGCAGGACAAGAATTAGGGGACGTTTTGCAAAGCTGGATCACTGA